One window of the Chelonoidis abingdonii isolate Lonesome George chromosome 3, CheloAbing_2.0, whole genome shotgun sequence genome contains the following:
- the FLRT3 gene encoding leucine-rich repeat transmembrane protein FLRT3 codes for MISVTWNIFLIWTKIGLLLKMAPHSVSAKSCPSVCRCDAGFIYCNDRELTSIPTGIPQDATTLYLQNNQINNAGIPSDLKNLLRVERIYLYHNSLDEFPTNLPKYVKELHLQENNIRTITYDSLSQIPYLEELHLDDNSVSAVSIEDGAFRDNIYLRLLFLSRNHLSTIPWGLPKTIEELRLDDNRISTISEVSLQDLTNLKRLVLDGNLLNNHGLGDKVFINLVNLTELSLIRNSLTAAPINLPGTNLRKLYLQENHINHVPPNAFSDLRQLYRLDMSNNNLSNLPQSIFDDLDNITQLFLRNNPWYCGCKMKWVRDWLQSLPVKVNVRGLMCQAPEKVRGMAIKDLSTELFDCKDDNTVSTIQITTAIPNTLYPAQGHRPVSVTKQSDVKTPHLNRNYRTTASPVRKIITIIVKSVSTESIHISWKVALPMTALRLSWLKMGHSPAFGSITETIVTGDRSDYLLTALEPESPYRVCMVPMETSNIYLSDETPVCIETETAPLKMYNPTTTLNREQEKEPYKNSNLPLAAIIGGVVALVAIALLALVCWYVHRNGSLFSRNCAYSKGRRRKDDYAEAGTKKDNSILEIRETSFQMIPINNDQVSKEEFVIHTIFPPNGISLYKNNHSESSSNRSYRDSGIPDSDHSHS; via the coding sequence ATGATCAGTGTAACTTGGAATATCTTCCTAATTTGGACTAAGATAGGGCTGTTGCTTAAAATGGCACCTCATTCTGTCAGTGCCAAATCATGTCCATCGGTGTGTCGCTGTGATGCGGGTTTCATTTACTGTAATGATCGTGAATTGACATCCATTCCTACAGGAATTCCACAGGACGCTACCACCCTCTACCTTCAGAACAATCAAATAAATAACGCTGGGATTCCTTCAGACCTGAAAAACTTGCTCAGGGTAGAGAGAATATACTTGTATCACAACAGTTTAGATGAATTCCCTACCAATCTCCCTAAGTATGTTAAAGAACTGCATTTGCAGGAAAATAATATAAGGACCATTACTTATGATTCACTTTCACAAATTCCTTATCTGGAAGAATTACATTTGGATGATAATTCAGTTTCTGCTGTTAGTATTGAAGATGGAGCTTTCCGGGACAACATCTATCTCAGACTACTTTTTCTCTCTCGAAATCACCTTAGCACCATTCCCTGGGGTTTGCCTAAAACGATAGAAGAGCTGCGCTTGGATGATAATCGTATTTCCACAATTTCAGAGGTGTCTCTTCAAGATCTTACAAATCTAAAACGTCTCGTTTTAGATGGAAATCTTTTAAACAATCACGGATTAGGAGACAAAGTCTTCATAAATCTAGTCAATCTAACAGAACTGTCATTGATCCGCAATTCCCTTACAGCTGCTCCCATAAATTTGCCAGGCACAAACCTAAGAAAGCTTTATCTTCAAGAAAATCATATAAATCATGTACCACCTAATGCTTTCTCTGACCTAAGGCAGTTGTATCGACTAGATATGTCCAATAACAATCTAAGCAATTTACCTCAGAGTATCTTTGATGACCTGGACAACATAACTCAATTGTTTCTTCGTAACAACCCATGGTACTGTGGATGCAAAATGAAATGGGTCCGTGACTGGCTTCAATCATTGCCTGTAAAAGTTAACGTACGTGGACTGATGTGTCAAGCACCAGAGAAAGTGCGTGGAATGGCTATCAAGGACCTCAGCACAGAGCTATTTGATTGCAAGGATGATAATACTGTAAGCACCATCCAAATTACTACTGCAATACCAAACACATTATACCCTGCCCAAGGGCACCGGCCAGTTTCTGTGACCAAACAGTCAGACGTAAAGACTCCCCATCTaaacagaaactacagaaccacaGCAAGTCCAGTACGGAAAATCATTACAATCATTGTGAAATCTGTAAGCACCGAGAGCATTCATATTTCTTGGAAAGTTGCACTACCAATGACTGCTTTAAGACTGAGCTGGCTAAAAATGGGTCACAGCCCTGCCTTTGGATCTATAACTGAAACAATAGTTACAGGAGATAGGAGTGACTACCTACTTACAGCCCTTGAGCCAGAGTCACCATACCGTGTATGTATGGTTCCCATGGAAACCAGCAACATCTACCTGTCTGATGAAACCCCTGTTTGTATAGAGACTGAAACAGCGCCTCTTAAAATGTACAATCCTACAACAACCCTAAACCGAGAGCAAGAGAAAGAACCTTACAAAAATTCTAATTTACCTTTGGCTGCCATTATAGGTGGTGTGGTGGCACTAGTAGCTATAGCATTGCTTGCGTTAGTGTGCTGGTATGTTCACAGAAATGGATCCTTGTTTTCAAGGAACTGTGCATACAGCAAAGGACGGAGGAGAAAAGATGATTATGCTGAAGCTGGAACTAAGAAGGACAACTCCATCCTAGAAATCAGGGAGACTTCTTTTCAGATGATACCAATAAATAATGACCAAGTGTCCAAGGAGGAGTTTGTAATACATACCATATTCCCACCTAATGGAATCAGTCTGTATAAAAACAACCACAGTGAAAGCAGCAGTAACAGAAGCTACAGGGACAGTGGTATACCAGATTCAGATCATTCACATTCATGA